The nucleotide window CCGGCTCGCCGAGGAAACGGAGACGCGGCCCAAGCCGATGGTGGAGATCGGGGGGCGGCCGATCCTCTGGCACATCATGAGCCACTACGCGGCCCACTGGGTCACGGAGTTCGTGGTGGCGCTCGGGTACAAGAGCGACGTGGTCAAGCAGTTCTTCGTGGAGTACGCGCGGTTCACCGGCAGCCTGTCCGTGAACCTGGCCCGCGGGGAGGTCACGCACCACGAGCCGGCCGGCGTGGACTGGACCGTTCACCTCGTCGACACGGGGCTGCACACCAACACCGGCGGGCGGGTGCGGCGCGTCGCGCCGTGGCTGCGGGACGAGACGTTCATGCTCACCTACGGCGACGGCGTCAGCGACGTGGACGTGCAGGCGCTGCTGCGGTTCCACCGCTCGACCGGCAAGCTCGCCACGGTGACGGCGGTCCGCCCGCCGGCCCGGTTCGGCGGGCTGGAGTTCGACGGCGACCTGGTGCGGTGCTTCACCGAGAAGCCGCAGACCGGCGAGGGGTGGATCAACGGCGGGTTCTTCGTGGCCGAGCCGCAGGTGCTCGACTACATCGGCGGCGACGGCGAGAGCTTCGAGCACGACGTGCTCCCGCGGCTCGTGCGGGACGGCCAGCTCGCCGCGTACAAGCACGACAAGTTCTGGCAGTGCATGGACACGCTCCGCGACAAGCGGCAACT belongs to Gemmata obscuriglobus and includes:
- the rfbF gene encoding glucose-1-phosphate cytidylyltransferase, giving the protein MRAVILAGGLGTRLAEETETRPKPMVEIGGRPILWHIMSHYAAHWVTEFVVALGYKSDVVKQFFVEYARFTGSLSVNLARGEVTHHEPAGVDWTVHLVDTGLHTNTGGRVRRVAPWLRDETFMLTYGDGVSDVDVQALLRFHRSTGKLATVTAVRPPARFGGLEFDGDLVRCFTEKPQTGEGWINGGFFVAEPQVLDYIGGDGESFEHDVLPRLVRDGQLAAYKHDKFWQCMDTLRDKRQLEALWLEGRAPWKAA